The following are from one region of the Salvelinus alpinus chromosome 16, SLU_Salpinus.1, whole genome shotgun sequence genome:
- the LOC139541352 gene encoding regulator of G-protein signaling 21-like isoform X1 encodes MSADLQDEQTLLFRDIVIICIHYQLFPSSLSHVRRSDIKRRGMYRKLFCCFCRAPKPPIDEVVSWRQSLKKLQESKTGQLAFREFLRTEYSEENILFWLACEEYKTITTSNEIAIAAKRIYTEFVQVDAPRQINIDCGTRQEITNSMSQPTLSCFDKAQRLIYKLMKKDCYPRFLKSEIYQGLLEPSEAS; translated from the exons ATGAGTGCTGATCTTCAGGACGAACAAACTCTGCTTTTCAGGGATATTGTAATCATATGCATACATT ATCAGCTGTTTCCATCATCACTCTCTCATGTTAGAAGGTCTGATATCAAGCGAAGGGGCATGTACAGGAA gcttttttgttgtttttgtagggCCCCCAAGCCCCCCATCGATGAAGTTGTGTCATGGCGACAATCCCTGAAAAAACTCCAGGAGTCTAAAA CAGGGCAGCTGGCCTTCAGAGAGTTCCTGAGGACAGAGTACAGCGAGGAGAACATCTTGTTCTGGCTGGCCTGTGAGGAGTACAAGACCATCACCACCAGCAATGAGATAGCTATAGCAGCCAAAAGGATCTACACAGAGTTTGTACAGGTCGACGCTCCCAGACAG ATAAACATCGACTGTGGGACCAGGCAGGAGATTACAAACAGCATGTCTCAGCCGACCCTGAGCTGCTTCGACAAGGCACAGAGACTGATATACAAGCTGATGAAAAAGGACTGTTATCCCAGATTCCTGAAATCTGAAATCTATCAAGGTCTTTTAGAACCATCAGAAGCCAGCTGA
- the LOC139541352 gene encoding regulator of G-protein signaling 20-like isoform X3, which translates to MSADLQDEQTLLFRDIVIICIHYQLFPSSLSHVRRSDIKRRGMYRKLFCCFCRAPKPPIDEVVSWRQSLKKLQESKTGQLAFREFLRTEYSEENILFWLACEEYKTITTSNEIAIAAKRIYTEFVQVDAPRQEAMYSRRINHLPPLQHTIFPPHTDLHKDIHLASSTCKHRHN; encoded by the exons ATGAGTGCTGATCTTCAGGACGAACAAACTCTGCTTTTCAGGGATATTGTAATCATATGCATACATT ATCAGCTGTTTCCATCATCACTCTCTCATGTTAGAAGGTCTGATATCAAGCGAAGGGGCATGTACAGGAA gcttttttgttgtttttgtagggCCCCCAAGCCCCCCATCGATGAAGTTGTGTCATGGCGACAATCCCTGAAAAAACTCCAGGAGTCTAAAA CAGGGCAGCTGGCCTTCAGAGAGTTCCTGAGGACAGAGTACAGCGAGGAGAACATCTTGTTCTGGCTGGCCTGTGAGGAGTACAAGACCATCACCACCAGCAATGAGATAGCTATAGCAGCCAAAAGGATCTACACAGAGTTTGTACAGGTCGACGCTCCCAGACAG GAAGCCATGTACTCTAGAAGGATCAACCACCTGCCTCCACTCCAACACACCATCTTCCCTCCACATACAGACCTCCACAAGGATATACACCTGGCATCTTCCACTTGTAAACATAGACACAATTAA
- the LOC139541352 gene encoding regulator of G-protein signaling 21-like isoform X2: MSADLQDEQTLLFRDIVIICIHYQLFPSSLSHVRRSDIKRRGMYRKAPKPPIDEVVSWRQSLKKLQESKTGQLAFREFLRTEYSEENILFWLACEEYKTITTSNEIAIAAKRIYTEFVQVDAPRQINIDCGTRQEITNSMSQPTLSCFDKAQRLIYKLMKKDCYPRFLKSEIYQGLLEPSEAS, from the exons ATGAGTGCTGATCTTCAGGACGAACAAACTCTGCTTTTCAGGGATATTGTAATCATATGCATACATT ATCAGCTGTTTCCATCATCACTCTCTCATGTTAGAAGGTCTGATATCAAGCGAAGGGGCATGTACAGGAA ggCCCCCAAGCCCCCCATCGATGAAGTTGTGTCATGGCGACAATCCCTGAAAAAACTCCAGGAGTCTAAAA CAGGGCAGCTGGCCTTCAGAGAGTTCCTGAGGACAGAGTACAGCGAGGAGAACATCTTGTTCTGGCTGGCCTGTGAGGAGTACAAGACCATCACCACCAGCAATGAGATAGCTATAGCAGCCAAAAGGATCTACACAGAGTTTGTACAGGTCGACGCTCCCAGACAG ATAAACATCGACTGTGGGACCAGGCAGGAGATTACAAACAGCATGTCTCAGCCGACCCTGAGCTGCTTCGACAAGGCACAGAGACTGATATACAAGCTGATGAAAAAGGACTGTTATCCCAGATTCCTGAAATCTGAAATCTATCAAGGTCTTTTAGAACCATCAGAAGCCAGCTGA